The following proteins are encoded in a genomic region of Candidatus Poribacteria bacterium:
- a CDS encoding response regulator transcription factor, protein MKVIWIVEDEPDIAELVAHNLRKEKFNTRIFQDGEEFLSALKWERPDLVILDLMLPGIDGLEICRMMRDEGRARSIPIIILTAKGSEVDVVLGLELGADDYVVKPFSVRELIARVKAVLRRSEPSFRDTPFKIGGLQVDPEGFSASVDGTPLDLTFAEFRLLSLLVSKPGRVFTRRQIIDWIWEGEKVVVPKAVDVHVSNLRKKLGRYGDLIKSVRGVGYKFEA, encoded by the coding sequence ATGAAGGTGATCTGGATTGTTGAAGATGAGCCCGACATAGCTGAGCTCGTCGCACATAATCTGCGGAAGGAGAAGTTCAACACTAGGATATTTCAGGATGGGGAGGAATTTCTCAGCGCTCTGAAATGGGAAAGGCCCGATCTGGTGATACTGGATCTGATGCTCCCCGGCATAGACGGACTGGAGATCTGCAGGATGATGAGGGATGAAGGAAGAGCGAGATCCATCCCGATAATTATCCTCACGGCGAAGGGAAGCGAGGTAGATGTGGTTCTAGGGCTTGAGCTGGGTGCCGACGATTATGTCGTCAAACCCTTCAGCGTCAGGGAGCTTATCGCAAGGGTGAAAGCCGTGCTGAGGCGCTCAGAACCATCGTTTCGGGATACCCCCTTTAAGATCGGAGGCCTGCAGGTTGATCCTGAAGGATTTTCAGCCAGCGTGGACGGAACGCCGTTGGACCTCACCTTCGCCGAGTTCAGATTGCTTTCCCTGCTCGTCTCAAAGCCCGGAAGGGTTTTCACCCGAAGACAGATCATAGACTGGATATGGGAAGGGGAGAAGGTGGTCGTTCCCAAGGCCGTGGATGTCCATGTGTCAAACCTCCGTAAAAAATTGGGGAGATACGGCGATTTGATCAAATCCGTCAGGGGAGTGGGCTACAAATTTGAGGCCTAG
- a CDS encoding OmpA family protein: MKRALYLMIALLVLALAVGGCGYLKKEEFNREFSAYKEQNAKDLAELKTNIGNVDQKLDNAVANLNQKIESAREEAIKAAEQGDADTMEKASKKIEEGDKAVRDEALKAARKAEENAKKYADAQVRKAMAKAADRMSRDINRAATAARVAVREIEEVKKTQKKIIERLTKEPIVVYFDSGKADLTDEAKAKLDKAIALIKKYPDAKLKIVGHADSRPVLGGKFRSNWDLSAARAKAVADYLKGKGITNEMEVYGRAHTEPISTETTKEGLAKNRRTEIWILPSL, translated from the coding sequence ATGAAGAGAGCATTATACCTAATGATCGCCTTGCTGGTTTTGGCTCTGGCCGTGGGAGGTTGTGGCTATTTAAAGAAGGAGGAGTTCAACAGGGAGTTCAGCGCGTATAAGGAGCAGAACGCCAAAGACCTGGCTGAGCTCAAAACCAACATCGGTAATGTCGATCAAAAGCTGGATAACGCCGTTGCCAACCTCAATCAGAAGATCGAAAGCGCTCGTGAGGAGGCGATAAAGGCCGCCGAGCAGGGCGATGCTGACACGATGGAGAAGGCCTCCAAGAAGATCGAAGAGGGCGATAAAGCCGTAAGGGACGAAGCCCTGAAAGCAGCCCGCAAGGCCGAAGAGAACGCTAAAAAATACGCCGATGCCCAGGTGAGAAAGGCCATGGCTAAGGCTGCCGACCGGATGAGCAGGGATATCAACCGCGCCGCCACTGCTGCTAGGGTAGCCGTCAGGGAGATCGAGGAGGTCAAGAAAACACAGAAGAAGATCATCGAGCGGCTGACGAAAGAACCGATCGTCGTTTATTTCGATAGCGGCAAGGCCGATCTCACGGACGAGGCAAAGGCAAAGTTGGATAAGGCCATCGCCTTGATCAAAAAATATCCGGACGCAAAGCTGAAAATCGTCGGACACGCCGACAGCAGACCGGTCCTGGGCGGCAAATTTAGGAGCAACTGGGATCTCTCAGCGGCCAGGGCTAAAGCGGTCGCAGATTATCTTAAAGGAAAAGGCATCACCAACGAAATGGAGGTCTACGGCAGAGCCCATACCGAACCGATATCGACCGAGACAACCAAGGAGGGGCTTGCCAAAAACAGAAGGACTGAGATCTGGATTCTCCCCTCTCTATAA
- a CDS encoding MoxR family ATPase, which produces MNEERLHWFRQNAERVKAEIGKVIVGQEDVVEGILLCLLAGGHVLLEGVPGVGKTKIVRTLSAVLDLKFSRIQFTPDLMPADITGTEILIENPDGGRSFRFQPGPIFANVILADEINRATPRTQSALLEAMQERQVTVSGKSYKLDEPFIVLATQNPIEMEGTYTLPEAQLDRFTFKLKVSYSSHEEMREILRRTTYGEEPMPERVIGAEEIMEMRKLVRDVPVATHVEDYIINLVRMTHPSQDAPDIVRRYVEYGSSVRGAQAIVLTAKARALCRGRYNVSLDDVHAVAMPALRHRIIKSYEAEVEGIDADRIIDELLERVGR; this is translated from the coding sequence ATGAACGAGGAGAGACTCCACTGGTTCCGCCAAAACGCTGAGAGGGTCAAAGCTGAGATAGGTAAGGTTATAGTCGGGCAGGAGGATGTGGTGGAGGGCATACTGCTGTGCCTGCTTGCAGGCGGCCATGTGCTTCTGGAGGGTGTCCCAGGGGTCGGCAAAACCAAGATCGTCAGGACGCTGAGCGCCGTCTTAGACCTTAAATTCTCCAGGATACAGTTCACGCCCGATCTGATGCCTGCCGATATAACAGGGACGGAGATATTGATCGAAAATCCCGATGGCGGAAGAAGTTTCAGATTTCAGCCCGGCCCGATCTTCGCCAACGTCATATTGGCCGATGAGATAAACCGAGCCACCCCCAGGACACAGTCCGCCCTGCTCGAGGCTATGCAGGAGAGACAGGTGACGGTCTCCGGGAAAAGCTATAAACTGGATGAACCGTTCATCGTGCTGGCAACCCAAAACCCTATCGAGATGGAGGGCACTTATACGCTTCCTGAAGCTCAATTGGATAGGTTCACCTTCAAGCTGAAGGTCAGTTACTCCTCTCATGAGGAGATGCGCGAGATCCTGCGGAGAACCACCTACGGCGAGGAGCCGATGCCCGAAAGGGTGATCGGGGCGGAGGAGATAATGGAGATGCGAAAGCTGGTCAGGGATGTGCCCGTGGCCACCCATGTGGAGGATTACATCATAAATCTGGTCAGGATGACACACCCTTCGCAGGATGCCCCGGATATCGTTAGACGTTACGTGGAATACGGATCCAGCGTCCGAGGCGCACAGGCGATAGTGCTCACGGCCAAGGCGAGGGCGTTATGCAGGGGCAGATATAACGTGTCGCTCGATGACGTCCATGCCGTGGCGATGCCCGCCCTGAGACACAGGATAATCAAAAGCTATGAGGCGGAGGTCGAGGGGATAGACGCGGATCGGATAATAGACGAACTACTGGAGAGGGTAGGACGGTAG
- a CDS encoding MFS transporter — protein MKRNRIASIVTLSLAHFNCDGYLNFIPPLWPVIKTVYGLSNTGVGFLTALLSITANFGQLIFGYLTDRLRPYGLILAGVLMTSVFISTLGFAPTSVGLAFFLLMAGVGIALFHPRAAALATGLARGQAAFGLSVFGGGGTLGYAVGSLIGVSLYQHFGTLKGLLPSLIFGLGVAVAVLIVNPEGAEEKVEINFALRRHLLPRISQIGPIFAVISLRSAAITAFVNFMPILLRARGASLSAGGGAVFLFVAGTAVGSIVGGKLAMRMSERFLTVITLLLSSPLLLASVLTRGIALFACLFMAGFMLRCADYVNIARTQAIVPEGASLVAALGMGGAWGIAGLIAPVVGKTADLYGEVIALAWSAGLPIAAALVASAVKFR, from the coding sequence ATGAAGAGGAACAGGATCGCCAGCATAGTGACGTTGAGCCTCGCTCATTTCAACTGTGACGGATATCTTAACTTCATCCCGCCCCTCTGGCCGGTCATAAAGACGGTATATGGGCTGAGCAACACCGGAGTTGGTTTTCTCACTGCCCTTCTCTCCATCACGGCCAATTTCGGTCAGCTCATATTCGGATATCTCACCGATAGGTTACGTCCGTACGGTCTGATCCTGGCCGGCGTGTTGATGACATCGGTCTTCATCAGCACCTTAGGTTTTGCCCCGACCTCAGTTGGCCTTGCCTTTTTCCTGCTGATGGCAGGGGTGGGGATAGCTTTATTCCATCCCCGCGCCGCGGCTTTAGCCACCGGGCTGGCCCGAGGACAAGCGGCTTTTGGGCTCTCCGTATTCGGAGGAGGCGGCACGTTGGGTTATGCCGTAGGTTCGCTGATAGGGGTATCGCTCTATCAGCATTTCGGCACACTTAAAGGGCTACTTCCATCGCTGATATTCGGATTGGGAGTGGCCGTCGCTGTGCTCATCGTCAATCCCGAAGGCGCTGAGGAGAAGGTCGAGATTAACTTTGCTCTGCGCCGACATCTACTGCCTCGGATATCCCAGATAGGCCCGATATTCGCCGTGATATCGCTCCGTTCGGCCGCTATAACCGCCTTCGTGAATTTCATGCCGATACTTTTGAGAGCCAGAGGGGCCTCCTTGAGCGCCGGTGGTGGCGCCGTCTTTCTGTTCGTGGCGGGCACGGCGGTCGGCTCCATCGTCGGAGGGAAACTGGCGATGAGGATGAGCGAGAGGTTTCTGACCGTAATCACGTTATTGTTGTCCAGCCCTCTACTGTTGGCATCTGTTCTCACGAGGGGGATAGCGCTTTTCGCATGCCTTTTCATGGCGGGATTCATGTTACGCTGTGCCGATTACGTCAACATCGCCCGAACTCAGGCGATCGTTCCGGAAGGAGCCAGCCTGGTGGCAGCTTTGGGCATGGGCGGTGCATGGGGTATAGCCGGATTGATCGCCCCCGTGGTGGGGAAGACGGCGGATCTTTATGGAGAGGTGATCGCGCTTGCTTGGAGCGCCGGACTGCCCATAGCAGCAGCACTGGTCGCCTCAGCGGTGAAATTCAGGTGA
- a CDS encoding AAA family ATPase, whose amino-acid sequence MRTSPNEGSFRVILEKDELILLHYSLLSSTIQRTIFYLTAIESNEDSVLVFEEPESHAFPSYTKLLSERIALDKGNNQFFISTHNSYFLIPLIEKAPEGDLVVFLTYYRDYQTRVRALENKELMMLLETDPFELLKEKDDLC is encoded by the coding sequence GTGAGAACCTCTCCGAATGAGGGAAGCTTCAGGGTCATATTGGAAAAGGACGAGCTGATTCTGCTACATTATTCACTGCTGTCGAGCACGATCCAGAGAACTATCTTTTACCTGACAGCGATCGAATCGAACGAAGACTCGGTCTTGGTGTTTGAGGAACCCGAATCTCATGCCTTCCCCTCCTATACAAAGTTGCTATCTGAGAGGATAGCGCTCGACAAGGGCAATAATCAGTTCTTCATTTCGACCCATAACTCTTACTTCCTCATACCCCTCATCGAGAAGGCCCCTGAGGGCGATTTGGTAGTCTTCTTAACATACTACCGAGATTATCAAACGAGAGTGAGGGCTCTGGAAAATAAGGAGCTTATGATGCTGCTGGAAACCGATCCGTTTGAGCTCTTAAAGGAGAAGGATGATCTGTGTTGA
- a CDS encoding AAA family ATPase, whose amino-acid sequence MGTGMLKNFRVRNFKSIRDLSLYPKRINVFIGEPNVGKSNILEALGFLSFGAYGSFANLREFIRCENLSE is encoded by the coding sequence ATGGGGACCGGTATGTTGAAGAACTTCAGGGTTAGGAATTTCAAATCCATACGGGATTTAAGCCTATATCCTAAGAGGATAAACGTTTTCATCGGCGAACCGAATGTCGGGAAATCAAATATATTGGAGGCGTTGGGGTTCCTGTCATTCGGCGCATATGGAAGCTTTGCAAATTTAAGGGAGTTTATACGATGTGAGAACCTCTCCGAATGA
- a CDS encoding putative DNA binding domain-containing protein, with product MKVRELQEIVEKGEDAFTEFKDERARPEDIAASLVAFANAQGGKLIIGVSDEGEIIGVGDPDRLMQRVDQISFNNCEPPITCFQEKVKVDARIVIVVHIPQGGQRPYRTNRGIFYIRTSSGRRQATREELLRIFQEARALNPDEIPIPETSIGDLDIRSFEGFFRETFGRTLDEEGVEVERVLVNMKLMNDEGLLTTAGVILFAREPQRYLPWAKIHIVRFEGKEIGERLLDQKEITGTLFEQLEEAERVLKSHIKVAGRIEGFKRKDIHEIPLEALREAVVNAVAHRDYSIRSHIRIFIFDDRIEVRSPGRLPNTVTVENIRYGIHVERNPTVVSFLTKRGFMGQIGTGIVRMIRLMREYVGKEPEFYERDFEFHVILTKKQIDVEG from the coding sequence ATGAAGGTGAGAGAGCTTCAGGAGATAGTTGAAAAAGGTGAAGATGCCTTCACCGAGTTCAAGGACGAAAGGGCACGTCCCGAGGATATAGCCGCCTCGCTCGTCGCCTTCGCCAACGCTCAAGGGGGAAAGCTCATAATCGGCGTCTCCGACGAGGGGGAGATAATAGGAGTCGGAGATCCGGATAGGCTGATGCAGAGGGTTGACCAGATAAGCTTCAACAACTGTGAACCCCCCATCACCTGTTTTCAGGAGAAGGTGAAGGTTGATGCTAGGATCGTCATCGTCGTCCATATCCCTCAGGGCGGACAGAGACCTTACCGGACAAACCGAGGGATATTTTACATAAGGACGTCCTCAGGCAGAAGACAGGCGACAAGAGAGGAGCTGCTCAGGATATTCCAGGAGGCGAGGGCTCTAAATCCCGACGAGATACCTATCCCCGAAACCTCCATCGGGGACCTGGACATCCGCTCGTTCGAGGGCTTCTTCAGGGAAACGTTCGGGCGAACTCTCGACGAGGAGGGGGTCGAGGTGGAGCGCGTCCTCGTGAACATGAAGCTGATGAACGATGAGGGATTACTCACCACCGCAGGTGTGATCCTCTTCGCCAGGGAACCTCAGAGGTATCTCCCATGGGCGAAGATCCATATCGTGAGATTTGAGGGAAAGGAGATCGGCGAGAGATTGCTGGATCAGAAGGAGATAACCGGAACGCTCTTCGAGCAGCTCGAGGAGGCGGAGAGGGTGCTCAAGAGCCACATCAAAGTGGCGGGGAGGATAGAGGGGTTCAAGAGAAAAGATATACACGAGATCCCGCTTGAAGCTCTGAGGGAAGCGGTGGTGAACGCCGTGGCACATAGGGATTACTCCATCCGGTCACATATAAGGATCTTCATCTTCGACGATAGAATCGAGGTGAGAAGCCCTGGAAGGCTTCCGAACACCGTGACGGTGGAGAACATAAGATACGGCATACATGTTGAGAGGAATCCCACCGTAGTCTCGTTTCTCACGAAGAGAGGATTTATGGGGCAGATCGGAACTGGGATAGTGAGAATGATAAGGTTGATGAGGGAATATGTCGGGAAGGAGCCTGAGTTTTACGAACGTGATTTTGAGTTTCACGTGATCTTAACCAAAAAGCAGATCGATGTAGAAGGTTGA
- a CDS encoding glycoside hydrolase family 31 protein: MRDEIGSYVSREVKGNGIHIKASNGKMRITICSREIARVQVWRGEGPKPNPALPERSWGLPSFELKDEEDHLEITTSSIKLKLHKSPLRFDLFSRDGHPINLDADGIRFEGGVTKISRRAEEDEDFFGFGLQFHSFNHRGKLRFLKVTADPKEDNGQSHVVVPFFLSSRGYGILVNTHLYSTFQMAEGENPDTVVISTPGDSMDLFMIYGPLPRQIVARYVEITGPPAIPPKWGLGFWYRMKSGWKEDKIRHVAEEFRRRGIPCDVIGLEPSWQTHAYSCSYVWNKSDFPDPDGLIEWLHERGFRLNLWEHAYVHPSSPIYEEIKPHSADREVWGGLVPDFTVDEARRVFTEYHEREFVRKGVDGFKLDECDGSDFTGGWFFPDETKFPGGLKGSEMHNIFGFLYQDAIHSVYRRANRRTYLLCRGNFTGSHRYATCAYSDLYGFREYLRALVNSGFTMTLWCPEVRKTSSAEEFIRRAQLMFLSPLAMINAWADGITPWRMGKRCEGIFRRYAEMRMRLLPYIYSAFWRAREEGVPVIRPLYLDFPDDPATRSLDDQYMFGDSMMIAPVIQKGPRNIHLPPGKWIDFWSGDIYEGPDDIEYEVPIDLIPIFVRAGAVVPMGPTMNHIGERHEDELTLLLYPGGESRFTLYEDDGVSFAYERGEVARTYIHHEEREWGWRLSISAADGIYAGQPASRVIRVERQGRKPVRVELDGAAVPKRGELKDELGWSYDLTTGTLKICCGRVPVTRSCEIRASFDEEGNMS, from the coding sequence ATGAGGGATGAAATCGGCAGCTATGTCTCAAGAGAGGTGAAAGGGAACGGTATACACATCAAAGCCTCTAACGGGAAGATGAGGATCACCATCTGCAGTCGTGAGATCGCCAGAGTTCAGGTGTGGCGGGGGGAAGGGCCGAAACCCAATCCCGCCCTGCCCGAAAGGTCGTGGGGGCTTCCCTCGTTCGAATTGAAGGACGAGGAGGATCATCTGGAGATAACCACCTCATCGATAAAGCTGAAACTCCACAAATCCCCTCTCAGATTTGACCTCTTCTCCCGCGACGGCCATCCCATAAACCTCGACGCCGATGGGATTCGCTTTGAAGGAGGGGTAACGAAGATCTCACGAAGGGCCGAGGAGGATGAGGATTTCTTCGGATTCGGGCTTCAGTTTCATAGCTTTAACCATCGGGGCAAGCTTCGATTTCTGAAGGTGACCGCCGATCCGAAGGAGGATAACGGCCAGTCCCACGTCGTCGTGCCCTTCTTCCTCAGCTCCCGAGGATATGGGATCCTTGTGAACACGCATCTCTACTCGACCTTCCAGATGGCTGAGGGGGAGAATCCCGATACGGTTGTGATCTCCACCCCGGGCGATTCGATGGATCTCTTTATGATCTATGGCCCTTTGCCCAGGCAGATCGTCGCCCGATACGTCGAGATAACCGGCCCTCCGGCCATACCTCCCAAATGGGGGCTTGGGTTCTGGTACAGGATGAAATCCGGATGGAAGGAGGATAAGATCAGGCATGTGGCCGAGGAGTTCAGGCGTAGGGGGATACCATGTGATGTTATCGGTCTTGAGCCGAGCTGGCAAACGCATGCCTATTCCTGCTCATATGTGTGGAATAAGTCCGATTTCCCCGATCCGGATGGGCTCATCGAATGGCTGCATGAAAGGGGGTTCAGGTTGAATCTGTGGGAGCACGCATACGTCCACCCCTCATCGCCGATCTATGAGGAGATCAAGCCGCACTCAGCGGATAGGGAGGTATGGGGTGGTTTGGTGCCCGACTTCACCGTTGATGAGGCCCGTAGGGTCTTTACGGAATATCACGAGAGGGAGTTCGTGAGAAAAGGCGTGGACGGGTTTAAACTGGATGAATGCGATGGATCGGATTTCACCGGAGGTTGGTTCTTTCCCGATGAGACGAAGTTTCCGGGTGGGCTTAAGGGGTCGGAGATGCACAATATCTTCGGATTTCTCTATCAGGATGCCATACATTCCGTCTACCGCAGGGCGAACAGACGAACCTATCTGCTGTGCAGGGGCAATTTCACCGGCTCACACCGGTATGCCACATGCGCCTACAGCGATCTCTATGGCTTTCGGGAATATCTCCGGGCCTTAGTTAACAGCGGATTCACGATGACGCTTTGGTGTCCGGAGGTCAGGAAAACGAGCTCCGCCGAGGAGTTCATAAGGAGGGCCCAACTTATGTTCCTCTCACCCCTCGCCATGATAAACGCCTGGGCGGACGGCATCACACCCTGGAGGATGGGCAAAAGATGTGAGGGCATCTTCAGAAGATACGCCGAGATGAGAATGCGACTTCTGCCCTATATCTATTCCGCCTTCTGGAGGGCAAGGGAGGAGGGCGTACCGGTCATAAGGCCGCTCTACTTGGATTTTCCCGATGACCCCGCCACAAGGTCGCTGGATGATCAATACATGTTCGGCGATTCCATGATGATCGCCCCTGTGATCCAGAAAGGGCCTAGGAATATTCACCTGCCGCCCGGAAAGTGGATCGACTTCTGGTCGGGCGATATCTATGAGGGGCCGGATGACATCGAGTATGAGGTTCCGATCGATCTGATACCGATCTTCGTCAGAGCCGGCGCCGTTGTGCCCATGGGGCCGACGATGAACCACATCGGAGAGAGACATGAGGATGAGCTGACGCTTCTCCTTTATCCTGGAGGAGAGAGCAGATTCACGCTGTATGAGGATGACGGAGTCAGTTTCGCCTATGAGAGGGGCGAGGTGGCTCGCACATATATCCACCACGAGGAGAGAGAGTGGGGATGGAGGCTGAGTATCTCAGCCGCCGACGGCATATATGCCGGCCAGCCGGCCTCCAGAGTCATACGGGTCGAGAGGCAGGGGAGGAAGCCCGTACGGGTGGAGCTCGACGGTGCCGCTGTTCCAAAACGCGGGGAGCTGAAGGATGAACTGGGATGGAGCTACGATCTCACAACGGGAACCCTGAAGATCTGCTGCGGACGGGTTCCGGTCACCAGGAGCTGTGAGATAAGGGCGTCGTTTGATGAAGAGGGGAACATGAGCTGA
- a CDS encoding glycosyltransferase family 9 protein: protein MRILVLSFSHIGDAVLSTCVIPPLKDEFPGCHLSYLLNPKPAPVLKGDPRIDEVLIYDKRHLHRGLRGKVRLIKDLKDRRFDLVVDLRDAPWSSLIGRERWRIRREIRRSRRHAVQRYLDVLRTHGIDVRGAKPEIELRSEEIESADRFLAERGADEGERFIGIHPGGGWPYKLWGTDRFSELAERLSERLGLNLLLFAGPEEEDLAESVERRIKGKAIKCVGLPLRTAAALMRRCSIYVGNDTGTTHLAAAVGVPTVALFGPTDHLRSSPYGERVITIVGKLRMDCAPCHPGRRPGGCGIKPCPVIRSIGVDDALKACLEAIARWDEVRKYEG, encoded by the coding sequence ATGAGGATATTGGTGTTGAGCTTCTCACACATAGGTGATGCCGTCCTTTCGACCTGCGTCATCCCGCCTTTGAAGGACGAATTCCCCGGCTGTCATCTCTCATACCTGCTTAATCCTAAACCGGCGCCGGTTCTTAAGGGCGATCCGAGGATCGATGAGGTGTTGATCTACGATAAGCGCCATCTTCACAGGGGATTGAGGGGAAAGGTGAGGCTGATAAAGGACCTGAAGGATAGGAGGTTCGATCTCGTCGTGGATCTGCGCGATGCGCCGTGGTCAAGCCTTATCGGACGGGAGAGATGGAGGATAAGGAGGGAGATCAGGCGGAGCAGAAGACATGCCGTTCAGAGATATCTAGACGTGCTCAGAACACACGGAATAGATGTCAGGGGGGCGAAACCTGAGATCGAACTCAGAAGTGAGGAGATCGAATCGGCCGATCGGTTTCTCGCCGAAAGGGGGGCGGATGAGGGGGAAAGGTTCATCGGAATACATCCCGGCGGCGGGTGGCCCTACAAGCTCTGGGGGACGGACAGATTCTCGGAGCTGGCCGAACGGCTCTCGGAAAGGTTGGGGCTTAATCTCCTGCTTTTCGCGGGCCCCGAAGAGGAGGATTTGGCCGAATCGGTTGAGCGAAGGATCAAGGGGAAGGCGATAAAATGCGTCGGACTGCCCCTGAGAACGGCGGCCGCGCTGATGAGACGATGTTCGATCTACGTGGGAAATGACACCGGCACCACACACCTCGCCGCGGCGGTGGGGGTGCCGACCGTCGCTCTCTTCGGGCCGACGGACCATCTGCGCAGTTCTCCCTACGGGGAACGCGTCATCACGATCGTCGGCAAGCTCAGGATGGATTGTGCTCCCTGTCACCCGGGAAGGCGTCCCGGAGGCTGTGGGATCAAACCATGTCCCGTTATCCGATCGATAGGCGTCGACGACGCCCTCAAAGCCTGTCTTGAAGCCATAGCACGTTGGGATGAGGTGCGTAAGTATGAGGGATGA
- a CDS encoding glycosyltransferase family 9 protein → MDFKRILLIRRDGIGDMLNTTPAIASLRLSYPDARIVVACSPPQADLLKHNPDVDETITLRGLKLVSEVRRLKPDLAVAVQNAYLCNLTAAFSGARIKLGWKGKRFSSLLSIRVPYRYVKGEVHEARRNLDLIAKVCDRLAPLRLKLALREEERETGMREIIRAGIDPRRPWCAIHPGGSSWDKLWPPDGFARIGERLSERYDMQVAIIFGPGEEGIAGEIASQMRIKPALIQPENVRSLVAVIAHVSLFICNDSGPMHIAAALEVPTLAIFGPTDHVRWRPLSEKAKVIRRDLGCFPCSAHKCRRGYECIKRLPVDLVWKGLEEMLEDEDIGVELLTHR, encoded by the coding sequence TTGGACTTCAAAAGGATACTCCTCATCAGGAGGGACGGCATAGGCGATATGCTCAACACCACGCCGGCCATCGCATCGCTTAGGTTGAGCTATCCGGATGCAAGGATCGTAGTTGCCTGTTCTCCTCCCCAGGCCGATCTGCTCAAACACAATCCCGATGTGGACGAGACGATAACGCTGAGGGGCTTGAAACTCGTGAGTGAGGTAAGGCGGCTGAAACCCGATCTCGCCGTGGCCGTCCAAAACGCATACCTTTGCAACCTGACCGCTGCCTTCTCCGGAGCGAGGATCAAGCTCGGATGGAAGGGGAAGCGGTTCTCATCCCTCCTCTCCATTCGCGTTCCATATCGATATGTCAAGGGCGAGGTCCATGAGGCTCGAAGGAACCTCGATCTCATCGCAAAAGTATGTGACAGGTTGGCGCCTCTGAGGCTCAAGCTCGCCCTGAGGGAGGAGGAGAGGGAAACCGGGATGCGGGAGATCATTCGGGCGGGTATAGACCCGCGACGGCCATGGTGCGCGATACATCCCGGCGGTAGCTCCTGGGATAAGCTGTGGCCACCCGATGGGTTCGCCCGAATTGGGGAGAGGCTCTCGGAGAGATACGACATGCAGGTGGCGATCATCTTCGGCCCAGGCGAGGAGGGGATCGCGGGTGAGATCGCCTCCCAGATGCGGATCAAACCGGCTCTGATACAGCCCGAAAACGTGAGAAGCTTAGTGGCCGTGATAGCTCACGTTTCACTCTTCATCTGTAACGACTCCGGACCGATGCACATCGCCGCCGCTTTGGAGGTGCCAACGCTGGCGATATTCGGCCCCACCGATCACGTCAGATGGCGTCCCTTAAGCGAAAAGGCCAAGGTGATCAGGCGCGATCTCGGCTGTTTCCCCTGTAGCGCCCATAAATGCCGTCGCGGCTATGAGTGTATCAAGAGGTTGCCCGTCGATCTGGTCTGGAAGGGGCTCGAGGAGATGTTGGAGGATGAGGATATTGGTGTTGAGCTTCTCACACATAGGTGA
- a CDS encoding cytidylate kinase-like family protein: MKIDDVIKSEKIRNWILAQTGMGEEGEEFGPREQMPVITISRLLASGGRDIAVRLNKILGWELWDREIVDEIATNANVHRKMVELLDERHQTEIEAILRAFSKEKTIDRYVYRRHLVETIFTIAQRGKAIILGRGANFILNCTRCTLAVRIVASMESRINRLMQRENISEDEAKRKILRSDRQRRDFVKKMFRLDINDPIHYDLTINTDYIGIEEATDVIITALRAKFPQVL, encoded by the coding sequence TTGAAGATAGATGATGTCATTAAAAGCGAAAAGATCAGAAACTGGATCCTCGCCCAAACCGGAATGGGTGAGGAGGGGGAGGAATTCGGGCCTAGGGAACAGATGCCCGTCATCACCATCTCCCGTCTCCTGGCAAGCGGCGGGAGGGATATAGCGGTCAGGCTGAACAAGATTCTAGGGTGGGAGCTATGGGATAGGGAGATCGTAGATGAGATCGCCACCAACGCAAACGTCCATAGAAAAATGGTCGAGCTTCTGGACGAGAGACATCAGACGGAGATAGAGGCGATCTTGAGGGCTTTCTCCAAGGAGAAAACGATCGACCGTTACGTCTATCGGAGACATCTCGTTGAGACGATCTTCACCATCGCCCAGCGGGGAAAGGCGATCATACTGGGTCGCGGGGCGAATTTCATCCTTAATTGCACCCGCTGCACGTTAGCCGTTAGGATCGTCGCTTCCATGGAGTCGAGGATTAATAGGCTGATGCAGAGGGAGAATATATCCGAGGATGAGGCCAAAAGGAAGATCCTTCGCTCGGATAGGCAGAGACGGGACTTCGTCAAGAAGATGTTCAGGTTGGACATAAACGATCCGATCCACTACGACCTGACCATAAACACGGATTATATCGGCATTGAGGAGGCCACCGATGTGATCATAACCGCCCTGCGCGCCAAGTTCCCACAGGTGCTTTAA